CTTGGGCGAGACCTTGCCGTCGACGTGGACCACGTTCTCGTCCTCGAAGGCCCGGATGACCTGGCAGATCGCGTCGGACTCGCGGATGTTCGCCAGGAACTTGTTGCCCAGACCCTCGCCCTCGCTGGCGCCCCGGACGATGCCGGCGATGTCGACGAAGTCGACCGTCGCGGGCAGGACCCGCTGCGAGCCGAAGATCTCGGCCAGCTTGCCGAGCCGGGCGTCGGGGACACCGACCACGCCCACATTGGGCTCGATGGTGGCGAACGGGTAGTTGGCCGCCAGCACGTCGTTCTTGGTCAGGGCGTTGAACAGGGTCGACTTGCCGACATTCGGCAGACCGACGATTCCGATCGTGAGCGACACGTTGGCGACTTCCTGGAGTGAGGACTGGCTGGTGGCCGGACCCGGGAGTGGGCCGATCCCCCAGTTTACGGGCGGCCCGACGGAGTACGTCACGCGTGCGATGTCTCGAACTCTTGACCAAGCTCACCCAAAGGGCGTGTCCCGTGACGTACTGATCGCCCATCGCGACCTACGTTTGGTCACGTGGAGCAGCAAAGGACTGGTACCTCGTCGAGGCGGCTGCGGCCGCAGGCCCCTCTTTCGCAGCAGGCCCCCCTCTCCAAGGAAGCCCTCATCGAGGGTGCCTCGGTGTACCGGGTCACTGCCCGGCCCGGCGGGGCGGGGCAGCCGGAAACCCCGCAACGGCCCGGCAAGCGGCCGGGCGCACGGCCCGCGCGCCAGGGCCCCCCGCTGGTGGCCGCCCTGCGCAGACTGCCGAACCCGCGGCTGACCGGGCTCGGCGCCGGACTGTTCGTCTGCGTCCTCATGCTGGTGATCGGCTCGCTCGACCAGCTGCTGTTCGACGGCTCGGCCGTCGTGTACGGGGTGCTGTTCCTGCCGGTGAGCGCCCTGACCGCGTTCTGGGTACGGAGCGCGGACCTGGTCACCGCGCCGATCAGCGTGCCGATCGCCTTCGCCGTGGGGCTGCTACCGATCACGGGAGGTTCGGAGGGGACCGGCGGGTCCGGGGGCATCGGCGTCCAGATCATGGCCGTGGTCACCGCGCTGGCCGTGCAGGCGGGCTGGCTGTACGGGGGCACGCTCGTCGCCGGGCTGATCGCGACCGTGCGGAAGATCCGGCTGATGACGACCCGGCGCCGTTCCCGCCGGCCGTCCGGGCCGCCGCGCCGGGCCTGAGGAGCCGCCGCGCCGGATCTGAGGACCCCGGGCACCGCGCCGGGCCTGAGGGGACGCCCGCGGCACCTCACGGCACCCGACGACGAGGCGCCCGTCACCTGAGTGACGGGCGCCTCCCCGCGTGTGCCGTGCCGTTCGGCCGGATCGCCGGTCGGCGGGCGCGGACCGGCCGTGCTCGTCAGCCGTGCACGGCCGCCGCCGTCATCGCCGCTCCGACGATCCCCGCGTTGTTCTGCAGCTGGGCCGGGACGATCTCCGCCCGGATGTGGTGGAGCAGCGGGATGAACTTGTCCGCCTTGCGGCTCACGCCGCCGCCGATGATGAACAACTCGGGCGAGAACAGCATCTCCAGGTGGGCCAGGTACTTCTGGACCCGGCGGGCCCAGTGCTCCCAGCTCAGCCCCTCGTCCTCCTTGACCTTGGTCGACGCCCGCTTCTCGGCCTCGTGGTGGTTCAGCTCCAGATGGCCGAGCTCCGTGTTCGGCACGAGCCTGCCGTCGAGGAAGAGCGCGCTGCCGATGCCCGTGCCGAGGGTCAGCAGCATCACCGTGCCCTTGCGACCCTTGCCCGCGCCGAAGGTCATCTCGGCCACTCCGGCCGCGTCCGCGTCGTTGAGCACGGTCACCGGCAGGCCGATCCGCTCGCGCAGCAGTCCGACTGCGTCGACGTCGATCCAGTTCTTGTCGACGTTGGCGGCCGTACGGATGACCGAGCCGGTGACCACTCCGGGGAAGGTGACCCCCACGGGGCCCGACCAGCCGAAGTGCCGCACCACCTCCGCGACGCAGTCGGCCACCGGTTCGGGCGCGGCCGGGTGGGGGGTGAGTACCTTGTGGCGGGGCTCGGCGAGGTCGCCGCGGTCCAGGTCCACGGGGGCGCCTTTGATCCCCGATCCGCCGATGTCCACTCCGAAGACGTTCATGGACACAACGTTACGAGGAAGGGCTGACCGTCACTCCCCGACGAGGGGACCTTCTCCGGACTTCCCCAGGTCGCACCGGGGCCCTGCGGAGGGCCCGGCCTCCCGCTCCCGGCCCGGGCCGTCAGTCCTCGACGAGCGACGACGCCTCGGCGCGCAGGTCGCGGCGGAGCTCCTTCGGCAGCGAGAACGTGATCGACTCCTCGGCCGCCTTGACGATCT
The genomic region above belongs to Streptomyces marianii and contains:
- the ppgK gene encoding polyphosphate--glucose phosphotransferase, which codes for MNVFGVDIGGSGIKGAPVDLDRGDLAEPRHKVLTPHPAAPEPVADCVAEVVRHFGWSGPVGVTFPGVVTGSVIRTAANVDKNWIDVDAVGLLRERIGLPVTVLNDADAAGVAEMTFGAGKGRKGTVMLLTLGTGIGSALFLDGRLVPNTELGHLELNHHEAEKRASTKVKEDEGLSWEHWARRVQKYLAHLEMLFSPELFIIGGGVSRKADKFIPLLHHIRAEIVPAQLQNNAGIVGAAMTAAAVHG
- a CDS encoding DUF6542 domain-containing protein translates to MEQQRTGTSSRRLRPQAPLSQQAPLSKEALIEGASVYRVTARPGGAGQPETPQRPGKRPGARPARQGPPLVAALRRLPNPRLTGLGAGLFVCVLMLVIGSLDQLLFDGSAVVYGVLFLPVSALTAFWVRSADLVTAPISVPIAFAVGLLPITGGSEGTGGSGGIGVQIMAVVTALAVQAGWLYGGTLVAGLIATVRKIRLMTTRRRSRRPSGPPRRA